Proteins co-encoded in one Haladaptatus sp. ZSTT2 genomic window:
- a CDS encoding glycosyltransferase — translation MAGPLPLSVYGAVVALYLGLKLVGYLRYRPFGHATTTPTVSVIIAAYNEDPALMRACLDSILDQSYPVSEVFVTDDGSEDKRAWRAVNQYAARDSRIVTHRFAENRGKRHAQAAGFERATSNLFVTVDSDSILEPGALAELVKPFADADVTAVTGYPKILDREKSLLSRLIDMRYWSSFNVDRGAQSVLGITTCCTGVFSAYRADVVREVLTAYVEQEFLGKPCHYGDDRHLTAHALKRGKVVFQSTAQAWTAAPADFSSYIRQQTRWMRSFWRESLLALAWAPKRSAVLAALMVVELSLPIALLGVGVGTMLYRVFILGALASLGTYLLAIAVMAYLRNLAYSRRHLGTFLIAPLYGVLFFTVHLPLLLYALVTLRTTHWGTRQVTTGDSRRVAPSGRLGFSLGLGSLLKQDRANAVLVPIRGARLHHLQRRNDRHPTADATSVTDPSAPREETPATRHRVVPSDTSLAVQRFRGVADEADDG, via the coding sequence ATGGCAGGCCCCCTGCCGCTCAGCGTGTACGGCGCCGTCGTGGCGCTGTATCTCGGATTGAAGCTGGTTGGTTACCTCAGATACCGGCCGTTCGGACACGCCACAACGACGCCCACGGTGAGCGTCATCATCGCGGCGTACAACGAAGACCCGGCGCTGATGCGCGCGTGTCTCGACAGCATTCTCGACCAATCGTACCCCGTGAGCGAAGTGTTCGTCACCGACGACGGCAGCGAAGACAAGCGGGCGTGGCGCGCGGTAAACCAGTACGCGGCGCGCGACTCACGCATCGTCACCCACCGATTCGCGGAAAATCGCGGCAAGCGCCACGCACAGGCCGCCGGCTTCGAGCGCGCGACCAGCAACCTCTTCGTCACGGTTGACTCAGATTCGATTCTCGAACCGGGCGCGCTCGCTGAACTGGTCAAACCGTTTGCCGACGCGGACGTGACCGCCGTCACCGGCTATCCGAAAATCCTCGACCGAGAGAAATCCCTGCTCTCTCGGCTCATCGACATGCGGTATTGGAGTTCGTTCAACGTAGACCGCGGCGCGCAGTCGGTGCTCGGTATCACCACCTGCTGTACCGGCGTGTTCAGCGCCTATCGCGCAGACGTGGTGCGCGAGGTGCTCACCGCCTACGTCGAACAGGAGTTCCTCGGCAAGCCGTGTCACTACGGGGACGACCGCCACCTGACGGCCCACGCGCTCAAGCGCGGGAAGGTGGTGTTCCAATCGACCGCCCAGGCGTGGACGGCCGCCCCGGCTGACTTTTCGTCCTACATTCGCCAGCAGACGCGGTGGATGCGGAGTTTCTGGCGCGAGTCACTGTTGGCACTTGCGTGGGCACCGAAGCGAAGCGCCGTCCTCGCCGCGCTCATGGTCGTGGAGTTGAGTCTCCCGATCGCCCTGCTCGGCGTCGGCGTCGGGACGATGCTCTATCGCGTGTTCATCCTCGGCGCGCTCGCAAGCCTCGGGACGTACCTGCTTGCGATTGCGGTGATGGCGTATCTCAGAAATCTCGCCTACAGCCGTCGCCACCTCGGGACGTTCCTCATCGCGCCACTCTACGGCGTGTTGTTCTTCACCGTCCACCTCCCGCTGTTGCTCTACGCGCTCGTGACGCTCCGGACGACCCACTGGGGGACGCGACAGGTCACGACGGGTGACTCGCGGCGGGTCGCTCCCAGCGGTCGGCTTGGATTCTCGCTCGGCCTCGGCAGTTTGCTCAAACAAGACCGGGCGAACGCGGTGCTCGTGCCGATTCGCGGCGCGCGCCTCCATCACCTCCAACGGCGCAACGACCGCCACCCGACCGCCGACGCCACCTCAGTGACCGACCCGAGTGCGCCCCGCGAGGAGACTCCGGCCACACGCCACCGCGTCGTTCCATCGGATACGTCGCTCGCCGTCCAGCGATTCCGTGGCGTCGCAGACGAAGCGGACGACGGCTGA
- a CDS encoding phosphoribosylamine--glycine ligase, producing MDPKNFLFCSLDAALIGDIAWQVAEEGHDVKYYIETEDDREIADGFVEKTDDWEAEIDWADVIIFDDIWVGSEVGTGKLAEELREQGKAVVGGTQNTDRLEDDRGYAMEILREHGVNTIQHREFSDFDAGIEYIRENPGPYVIKPLGEVQNVKRLLYVGREDDGSDVVDVLRAYKKAWGHRMKGFQLQRRVSGVEIAVCGFFNGNKFVEPINFNFEHKKLFPGNIGPSTGEMGTSMFWTGRNKLFRETLGKLEDWLAAEGYVGSIDINCIVNSSGIYPLEFTPRFGYPTIVLQEESFKTPTGEFFYKLAHGDDPELQVHNGYQIAVRICVPPFPFDDDKTFDENSRNAAIVFETDDRDGIHIEDTKKVNGQWRVAGTSGIAIIATGKGPTMARAQEKAYDRIENIIIPNLYYRDDIGRRWIEGDGDRLLAWGYLGP from the coding sequence ATGGACCCCAAGAACTTCTTGTTCTGCTCGCTCGATGCTGCCCTCATCGGGGATATTGCGTGGCAGGTGGCCGAGGAGGGCCACGACGTCAAGTACTACATCGAAACCGAAGACGACCGCGAAATCGCGGATGGGTTCGTCGAAAAAACCGACGACTGGGAGGCCGAAATCGACTGGGCGGACGTCATCATCTTCGACGATATTTGGGTCGGCTCTGAAGTGGGCACGGGGAAACTCGCAGAGGAGTTGCGCGAACAGGGGAAAGCCGTCGTCGGCGGCACGCAGAACACAGACCGCTTAGAAGACGACCGCGGCTACGCGATGGAGATACTCAGAGAACACGGCGTAAACACCATCCAACACCGCGAGTTCTCCGACTTCGACGCGGGCATCGAGTACATCAGGGAGAATCCTGGCCCGTACGTCATCAAACCGCTTGGCGAGGTACAGAACGTCAAACGCCTGCTCTACGTCGGCCGCGAAGACGACGGCAGCGACGTGGTGGACGTGCTTCGCGCCTACAAGAAGGCGTGGGGCCACCGGATGAAGGGTTTTCAGCTCCAGCGCCGCGTCTCGGGCGTCGAAATCGCCGTCTGTGGCTTTTTCAACGGCAACAAATTTGTCGAGCCAATCAACTTCAACTTCGAGCACAAGAAGCTGTTTCCGGGGAACATCGGCCCCTCGACGGGTGAGATGGGCACCTCGATGTTCTGGACGGGGCGGAACAAACTGTTCCGCGAAACCCTCGGTAAACTCGAAGACTGGCTTGCTGCGGAGGGGTACGTGGGAAGCATCGACATCAACTGCATCGTCAACAGTTCGGGCATCTACCCGCTCGAATTCACGCCGCGCTTTGGCTACCCCACCATCGTCCTCCAAGAAGAATCGTTCAAAACGCCGACCGGCGAGTTCTTCTACAAACTCGCACACGGCGATGACCCCGAGTTACAGGTACACAACGGCTACCAGATTGCGGTTCGCATCTGCGTGCCGCCGTTCCCGTTCGACGACGACAAGACCTTCGACGAAAACTCGCGCAACGCTGCCATCGTCTTCGAGACCGACGACCGCGACGGCATCCACATCGAGGACACGAAGAAGGTAAACGGCCAGTGGCGCGTCGCCGGAACCTCAGGAATCGCCATCATCGCCACCGGCAAGGGGCCGACGATGGCGAGAGCCCAGGAGAAAGCCTACGACCGCATCGAGAACATCATCATCCCGAACCTGTACTACCGCGACGACATCGGTCGCCGGTGGATTGAGGGCGACGGCGACCGTCTGCTCGCGTGGGGCTATCTCGGGCCGTAA
- a CDS encoding universal stress protein has product MVRFLVGTNDVNTSEALVSYLEGRATDGDTVYAINSLIGGDDTDDKDVFAGRDAIEYIEEALGDTVTVESHQLVRGNAPADDIKNFAEENDVDEVVIGIRKRSPTGKVVFGSTAQDILLSASRPVVSVPLSQ; this is encoded by the coding sequence ATGGTTCGATTTCTCGTCGGCACGAACGACGTCAACACGAGCGAAGCACTCGTTTCGTACCTCGAAGGGCGCGCAACTGACGGCGACACAGTGTACGCCATAAACTCACTCATCGGCGGCGACGACACGGACGATAAAGACGTGTTCGCCGGACGCGACGCAATCGAGTACATAGAAGAGGCGTTGGGTGACACAGTAACCGTCGAAAGCCACCAGCTCGTCCGCGGCAACGCACCCGCAGACGACATCAAGAATTTTGCCGAAGAAAACGACGTTGACGAAGTCGTCATCGGTATCCGCAAGCGCAGTCCGACGGGGAAAGTCGTGTTCGGCTCGACCGCACAGGACATCCTCCTGAGTGCGAGTCGACCCGTGGTTTCGGTGCCACTCTCCCAATAG
- a CDS encoding DUF7553 family protein, whose product MSREHLQAASDQLTEIAAGLDDDSLAERLSGIAEQVGKFASQERGPDHGRLARIENALHEIKAKVDDDQKKAIEQAHEEIKAFRATVSGI is encoded by the coding sequence ATGAGCCGAGAGCATCTTCAAGCAGCAAGCGACCAACTCACAGAAATCGCCGCGGGCTTAGACGACGACAGCCTCGCAGAGCGTCTGTCCGGCATCGCAGAGCAGGTTGGGAAATTCGCCAGCCAAGAGCGCGGCCCAGACCACGGCCGTCTCGCCCGTATCGAAAACGCGCTCCACGAAATCAAAGCGAAGGTCGACGACGACCAGAAAAAAGCCATCGAACAAGCCCACGAAGAAATCAAAGCCTTCCGCGCGACGGTTTCGGGAATTTAA
- a CDS encoding ornithine cyclodeaminase — MSVSSEVELEGHIIDSGMMQACFGIIMDFNGWFNVEEFDIGRQKTDESYARLTVSAETEADLDRILHELHQSGANPSDVRDVELDPAPRDQVVPIGFYSTTNHPTWVRYEGEWLAVEDIEMDCAVVIDTDDNRAYTKVLNAIEEGDLVVTGDSGIKVKPPERPREAGGAFGFMQGGISSERPSQTTISNIADAMQKTKDEGGKILAVCGPALLHSGAGPALAELVREGYIDGISAGNGFAVHDLERDLYGTSLGMDVETLDHPRKGHKHHIYTISEIIRAGGIEAAVEEGLIDSGVMYECVTNDVPFVLAGSIRDDGPLPDTITDSIEAQNAIREQARDADMVLMLSTLLHSVAVGNCLPSTTKVVCVDISPATVTQLLDRGSAQAIGMVTDIGTFVPILKEELLA; from the coding sequence ATGAGCGTTTCGAGCGAAGTCGAACTTGAGGGCCACATCATCGACTCGGGGATGATGCAGGCGTGTTTCGGCATCATCATGGACTTCAACGGCTGGTTCAACGTCGAGGAGTTCGACATTGGTCGCCAGAAGACGGACGAATCCTACGCCCGACTAACGGTGTCTGCGGAAACCGAAGCAGACTTAGACCGTATCCTGCACGAACTCCACCAGTCGGGGGCAAACCCGTCTGACGTGCGCGATGTGGAACTCGACCCCGCCCCCCGCGACCAGGTCGTCCCGATTGGATTTTACTCAACGACCAACCACCCGACGTGGGTCCGCTACGAGGGCGAGTGGCTCGCCGTCGAAGACATCGAGATGGACTGTGCGGTCGTCATCGACACCGACGACAATCGCGCCTACACGAAGGTACTCAATGCCATCGAAGAAGGCGACCTCGTCGTCACCGGCGACTCGGGCATCAAGGTCAAACCACCAGAGCGCCCCCGTGAGGCGGGCGGCGCGTTCGGCTTCATGCAAGGTGGCATCTCCTCTGAGCGCCCCTCGCAAACGACGATTTCGAACATCGCAGACGCAATGCAGAAAACGAAAGACGAAGGCGGGAAAATCCTCGCCGTCTGTGGCCCGGCGCTCCTCCACTCGGGCGCAGGCCCAGCGCTCGCAGAACTCGTCCGTGAAGGCTACATCGACGGCATCTCCGCGGGCAACGGATTCGCGGTTCACGACTTAGAGCGTGATTTGTACGGGACGTCGCTCGGGATGGACGTCGAAACCTTAGACCACCCTCGCAAGGGTCACAAACACCACATCTACACCATCTCGGAAATCATCCGGGCGGGCGGCATCGAAGCGGCCGTCGAGGAAGGACTCATCGACTCCGGTGTGATGTACGAGTGTGTCACGAACGACGTGCCGTTCGTCCTCGCCGGATCCATCCGCGACGACGGCCCGCTCCCCGACACCATCACCGACTCCATCGAAGCTCAGAACGCCATCCGCGAGCAGGCGCGGGATGCGGATATGGTGCTCATGCTCTCGACGCTGCTGCACTCGGTGGCCGTCGGCAACTGCCTGCCGTCCACGACGAAGGTCGTCTGCGTAGACATCAGCCCCGCGACCGTCACGCAACTGTTAGACCGCGGCAGCGCGCAGGCTATTGGGATGGTGACTGACATCGGGACGTTCGTCCCGATTCTCAAAGAAGAGTTACTGGCTTAA
- a CDS encoding DsbA family protein, translated as MNRRRFLAGTALTGVAALAGCLGGASDAGSPETDGESTTTETSKTHPALEHIDAQPILGSVDQEALIVAYEDPSCPTCRRFEQNTFPELKATHIDTGNVAFAFRVYPIIYPWGKPAVQALEATYARDEDAFWTLKDHYYADQSSFAEANVLERTEQFLADATDVDAAAVVSDAREKVYDDAVQLDLSSGKAAGASATPTFYLFLDGEFQTQIQGAQDVRVFENALQL; from the coding sequence ATGAATCGACGACGCTTCCTCGCGGGAACCGCCCTCACCGGGGTTGCTGCGCTCGCTGGCTGTCTCGGCGGCGCGAGCGACGCCGGGTCTCCGGAAACCGACGGCGAATCCACCACTACTGAAACGTCGAAGACCCACCCCGCGCTTGAGCACATCGACGCCCAGCCCATCCTTGGGTCGGTAGACCAAGAGGCGCTCATCGTCGCCTACGAAGACCCGTCGTGTCCGACGTGCCGCCGGTTTGAGCAGAACACGTTCCCCGAACTCAAAGCAACGCACATCGACACCGGAAACGTCGCGTTCGCGTTCAGGGTCTACCCCATCATCTACCCGTGGGGGAAGCCCGCCGTCCAAGCGCTCGAAGCCACCTACGCCCGCGACGAGGACGCCTTCTGGACGCTGAAAGACCACTACTATGCAGACCAGTCGTCGTTCGCGGAAGCGAATGTCCTTGAACGAACTGAACAGTTCCTCGCCGACGCGACCGACGTAGATGCGGCAGCCGTCGTCAGCGACGCCCGCGAGAAGGTGTACGACGACGCCGTGCAACTCGACCTAAGCTCCGGTAAAGCCGCCGGTGCGAGCGCCACGCCGACGTTCTACCTGTTCTTAGACGGCGAGTTCCAAACGCAGATACAAGGTGCCCAAGACGTGCGGGTGTTCGAAAACGCCCTCCAGCTATGA
- a CDS encoding SOS response-associated peptidase, which produces MCGRYSLFTPPDEVEARFDARFERRFRPRYNAAPSQNLPVIQNTARDQIRTLRWGLIPSWASEAKVGNNLINARAETVREKRSFADAYEQRRCLVLADGFYEWAKTDTGKQPYRVAFDDDRPFAMAGLWERWKPPQKQTGFGDFGGGKPDGAVEPVESFTIITTEPNDVIRPLHNRMAVILEPEAEAAWLTGDPAEVYDLLKPYPGDDLRAYPVSTAVNNPGNDRPELIEEVDIAA; this is translated from the coding sequence ATGTGTGGGCGATACAGCCTGTTTACGCCGCCTGACGAGGTCGAAGCACGATTCGATGCCCGCTTCGAACGCCGCTTTCGACCTCGGTACAACGCCGCGCCGAGCCAGAACCTCCCCGTGATTCAAAACACCGCCCGCGACCAGATTCGCACCCTCCGCTGGGGGCTGATTCCGTCGTGGGCGTCGGAGGCGAAGGTGGGGAACAACCTCATCAACGCACGTGCAGAGACCGTCCGCGAGAAGCGAAGCTTTGCAGACGCCTACGAACAGCGCCGCTGTCTCGTCCTCGCAGACGGCTTCTACGAGTGGGCGAAGACGGACACCGGCAAACAGCCCTATCGTGTCGCGTTCGACGACGACCGCCCGTTCGCGATGGCGGGGCTGTGGGAGCGCTGGAAGCCGCCACAGAAACAGACCGGTTTCGGGGATTTCGGCGGTGGGAAACCCGACGGCGCGGTCGAACCCGTTGAAAGCTTTACCATCATCACGACCGAACCCAACGACGTGATACGACCGCTCCACAACCGGATGGCCGTCATCCTCGAACCCGAGGCAGAAGCCGCGTGGCTCACCGGCGACCCAGCAGAAGTGTACGACCTGCTCAAGCCGTATCCGGGCGACGACCTGCGTGCCTACCCCGTCTCGACGGCGGTCAACAACCCCGGAAACGACCGTCCTGAACTCATTGAGGAGGTTGACATCGCCGCATGA
- a CDS encoding pyridoxamine 5'-phosphate oxidase family protein yields the protein MTGDHIDHIEYTYTHGMTDEDVQEILKDTNTGVLGLSRDGSAYAIPVAFHYDGERFIIRLGRHADSEKMSFIETTASACLTCYDYEPPDTSWSIIARGPLRELDADEQEAYPDADINEAFIPLRIFGEAPEEMEPVLFELSVMELTGRRTG from the coding sequence ATGACGGGTGACCACATCGACCACATCGAGTACACCTACACCCACGGGATGACCGACGAAGACGTACAAGAAATCCTCAAAGATACCAACACGGGCGTCCTCGGCTTGTCGCGTGACGGGAGCGCCTACGCGATTCCGGTGGCGTTTCACTACGACGGCGAGCGCTTCATCATCCGGCTTGGCCGCCACGCCGACAGCGAGAAAATGTCGTTCATCGAGACAACGGCGTCTGCGTGTCTCACCTGCTACGACTACGAGCCGCCGGACACCTCGTGGAGCATCATCGCCCGCGGCCCGCTCCGCGAGTTGGACGCAGACGAACAGGAGGCATACCCGGACGCAGACATCAACGAGGCGTTCATCCCGCTCAGAATTTTCGGGGAAGCCCCAGAAGAAATGGAGCCTGTGCTGTTTGAGTTGAGCGTGATGGAGTTGACCGGCCGACGAACCGGCTAG
- a CDS encoding gamma carbonic anhydrase family protein, giving the protein MGDQRYYEFEGMRPNVHEHAHVSRESTLIGDVTVEADASVWPGVILRGDIGPVRVGKESHIGDNAVVHASNIGNRVMVGHGAVINEATVEDGALVGFNAVLNAGVVVGEKTIVASGSVVPEEYHIPPASFARGVPAIVTPLSETTIDPETIFTDYSSGEYTNLAERYSDLFD; this is encoded by the coding sequence ATGGGTGACCAACGGTACTACGAATTCGAGGGGATGCGACCGAACGTTCACGAACACGCCCACGTCAGCCGGGAATCGACGCTCATCGGTGACGTGACGGTCGAAGCCGACGCGAGCGTCTGGCCCGGCGTCATCCTGCGGGGCGATATCGGCCCAGTCCGCGTCGGCAAGGAGTCCCACATCGGGGACAACGCCGTGGTTCACGCGTCGAACATCGGCAACCGCGTCATGGTGGGTCACGGCGCGGTCATCAACGAGGCTACCGTCGAAGACGGCGCACTCGTCGGCTTCAACGCCGTGTTGAACGCAGGCGTCGTCGTCGGGGAAAAGACAATTGTCGCCTCCGGCTCCGTGGTTCCAGAGGAGTATCACATTCCGCCAGCGTCGTTCGCTCGCGGCGTGCCCGCCATTGTGACGCCGCTGTCTGAGACCACCATCGACCCGGAAACCATCTTCACCGACTACTCCTCAGGGGAGTACACGAATCTCGCAGAGCGCTACTCCGACCTGTTCGACTAG
- a CDS encoding fumarylacetoacetate hydrolase family protein — MHLARVRTPDGVVTGEYDDGVVMHNETAYEVGEDATLLAPSEPSTFYCVGRNYAKKIEQMSYEIPDEPDFFIKPAVSLHHPEQPIPYPSFTDDLTYAGELAAVIGEECHEITAAEVPDVVHGYTILNDLDALDQPRRTARKAFDGSAPLGPVIATDVDPANLAMETKINGETRQKDHTENMLFDPLDIVAFLSERFTFKPGDVISFGSPANPGGLEPGDEIEIWYEGIGTLRNTVESS, encoded by the coding sequence ATGCACTTAGCCCGCGTTCGAACCCCCGACGGGGTGGTTACCGGCGAGTACGACGACGGCGTCGTCATGCACAACGAGACCGCCTACGAGGTCGGCGAAGACGCGACCCTGCTCGCGCCGAGTGAGCCATCGACCTTCTACTGTGTCGGGCGCAACTACGCGAAGAAAATCGAGCAGATGTCCTACGAAATCCCGGACGAACCCGACTTCTTCATCAAGCCCGCCGTCTCGCTACATCACCCTGAACAACCGATTCCGTATCCGAGTTTCACGGACGACCTGACGTACGCAGGCGAACTGGCCGCCGTCATCGGTGAGGAGTGTCACGAGATTACCGCAGCCGAGGTGCCGGACGTGGTCCACGGCTACACCATCTTAAACGACTTAGACGCGCTCGACCAGCCGCGGCGGACGGCGCGCAAAGCGTTCGACGGCTCTGCGCCCCTCGGTCCCGTGATTGCCACCGACGTAGACCCCGCGAATCTGGCGATGGAGACGAAAATCAACGGCGAGACCCGCCAAAAAGACCACACCGAGAACATGCTGTTCGACCCGCTCGACATCGTCGCGTTCCTCTCAGAGCGCTTTACGTTCAAACCCGGCGACGTCATCTCCTTTGGCAGTCCGGCGAATCCGGGCGGCCTCGAACCCGGCGACGAAATCGAAATCTGGTACGAGGGCATCGGCACGCTACGAAATACGGTCGAATCGTCATAG
- a CDS encoding universal stress protein — MYQHILLPVDGHEGTEAAVEHAIDLANTYGASLHVLFAVEVRGLDLLEEPNLEKFREDLEAEGAAALEDAEVRAEDAGVTTVTTLVHDDPREAILTYADENDIDLIVLGQGREGLSRLILGSVTDRIVREASVPVLVVGNPEG, encoded by the coding sequence ATGTACCAACACATTTTACTCCCGGTAGACGGACACGAGGGAACCGAGGCGGCGGTCGAGCACGCGATTGATCTGGCAAACACGTACGGCGCAAGCCTCCACGTGCTGTTCGCCGTCGAGGTTCGCGGACTCGATTTGTTGGAAGAACCGAACCTCGAAAAGTTCCGCGAAGACCTCGAAGCAGAAGGGGCGGCGGCCCTCGAAGACGCGGAGGTGCGCGCAGAGGATGCTGGCGTGACCACTGTCACGACACTCGTCCACGACGACCCGCGGGAGGCGATTTTGACGTACGCAGACGAAAACGACATCGACCTCATCGTACTCGGACAGGGACGAGAAGGGCTCTCGCGGCTCATCCTCGGGAGCGTCACCGACCGTATCGTCCGCGAGGCATCCGTACCGGTGCTCGTCGTAGGGAACCCAGAGGGATGA
- a CDS encoding PaaI family thioesterase, with protein sequence MPNTAHFRKLERMYAAAPCNEYYEPEIDIEEGKATLTMPVKEDQFHAAHAVHGSSYFKALDDAAFFAVNSLVEDVFVLTSQFNLYLTRPITEGWMEAVGEVVHESGSQFIADAVVRDSDGNVIARGTGNFVKSRIALDEDVGYR encoded by the coding sequence ATGCCCAACACCGCCCACTTTCGCAAGCTCGAACGGATGTACGCAGCCGCCCCGTGCAACGAGTACTACGAACCCGAAATCGATATCGAGGAGGGCAAAGCGACGCTTACGATGCCGGTCAAAGAAGACCAGTTCCACGCCGCACACGCCGTCCACGGGTCGAGCTACTTCAAAGCCTTAGACGACGCTGCCTTCTTCGCGGTCAACTCGCTCGTCGAAGACGTGTTCGTCCTCACCTCCCAGTTCAACCTCTATCTCACCCGGCCCATCACCGAGGGCTGGATGGAGGCCGTCGGTGAAGTCGTCCACGAGAGCGGGAGTCAGTTCATCGCAGACGCAGTCGTGAGAGACAGCGACGGGAACGTCATCGCTCGCGGGACGGGGAACTTCGTAAAGAGCCGTATCGCGCTGGACGAGGATGTGGGGTATCGCTAA
- a CDS encoding redox-regulated ATPase YchF, giving the protein MSYKIGLVGKPSVGKSSFFNAATMNDVPEGAYPFTTIDPSVGEAYARVECAAPDFEEECTPTTGYCDHGMRFVPTKLVDVAGLIPGAHEGKGLGNQFLTDLNEADVLIHIVDFSGKTDAEGEPTEGHDPRDDIEFLENELDMWYLEILEKGIERYNGKYQAEELKIEVELAEQMSAFRTNKDELKQIILRCDLALDPDEWDADDREQLAREIRKVTKPIIIAANKMDTPEAQANYEEITADPEYEHLTIIPASAHAEKALKKADEQDVVSYRPGEADFEILKDISAEQEKGLEQIREFMQAHDGTGVQQALEAALFSELSVKAIFPGTANGKWDEKGKFRDCFLLPDYATAEDFAYHLHTDIGDGFLHAIDCRSKRQVGADRELSHRDVIEIISTN; this is encoded by the coding sequence ATGAGCTACAAAATCGGCCTTGTCGGCAAACCCTCTGTCGGCAAGTCGAGTTTTTTCAATGCGGCCACGATGAACGACGTCCCGGAGGGGGCTTACCCGTTTACAACCATCGACCCGAGCGTGGGCGAGGCCTACGCCCGCGTCGAGTGTGCGGCACCTGACTTCGAAGAGGAGTGTACCCCGACAACGGGCTACTGCGACCACGGCATGCGCTTTGTCCCGACGAAACTCGTGGACGTTGCGGGCCTGATTCCCGGCGCACACGAGGGCAAGGGCCTCGGCAACCAGTTTCTGACCGACCTGAACGAAGCCGACGTGCTCATCCACATCGTGGATTTTTCGGGGAAGACGGACGCAGAAGGCGAGCCAACCGAGGGTCACGACCCTCGCGACGACATCGAGTTCTTGGAGAACGAACTCGACATGTGGTATTTAGAAATTTTGGAGAAGGGTATCGAGCGCTACAACGGCAAGTATCAGGCAGAGGAGCTGAAAATCGAGGTCGAACTCGCAGAGCAGATGTCCGCGTTCCGCACGAACAAGGACGAACTCAAGCAAATCATCCTCCGCTGTGATTTAGCCCTCGACCCCGACGAGTGGGACGCAGACGACCGCGAGCAACTCGCCCGCGAGATTCGGAAGGTGACCAAGCCCATCATCATCGCGGCGAACAAGATGGACACGCCGGAAGCGCAAGCGAACTACGAGGAAATCACGGCAGATCCCGAGTACGAGCACCTGACCATCATCCCCGCGAGCGCCCACGCAGAGAAGGCGCTCAAGAAGGCGGACGAACAGGACGTCGTCTCCTATCGCCCCGGCGAAGCCGACTTCGAGATTCTCAAAGACATCTCCGCAGAACAGGAGAAGGGCTTAGAGCAGATTCGGGAGTTCATGCAGGCCCACGACGGCACGGGTGTCCAGCAGGCGCTCGAAGCCGCGCTGTTCTCAGAGCTCTCCGTGAAAGCCATCTTCCCCGGCACGGCAAACGGCAAGTGGGACGAGAAAGGCAAGTTCCGCGACTGTTTCCTCCTCCCCGACTACGCCACCGCAGAGGACTTCGCCTACCACCTCCACACCGACATCGGCGACGGCTTCCTCCACGCCATCGACTGCCGGTCGAAGCGCCAAGTCGGCGCAGACCGCGAGTTGTCCCACCGCGACGTTATCGAGATTATCTCGACGAACTGA